The following proteins come from a genomic window of Leptospira andrefontaineae:
- a CDS encoding DUF4505 family protein: MRIYFYRIDSNSRLFHADSELTDKKFLDFFFTHLEKNQTGKYPECAYISPCGKELNFVQTEHYPILFKQRIGDKLYYGGEKGILFQPENLIFDTFGNLLHPFRKEIWGRISTEILLDPELEWRENSENWDLIWGEKKFLIPKFDPTDLSD; this comes from the coding sequence TTGAGGATCTATTTCTATCGAATCGACTCGAATTCTAGACTTTTCCACGCGGATTCCGAACTGACGGATAAAAAGTTTTTAGACTTCTTTTTCACTCATCTAGAAAAAAATCAGACCGGCAAATATCCGGAATGTGCCTATATCTCTCCTTGTGGGAAAGAATTGAATTTTGTGCAAACGGAACATTATCCAATTCTTTTTAAACAAAGAATTGGAGATAAACTCTATTATGGAGGAGAAAAAGGGATCTTATTCCAACCGGAAAATTTGATATTTGATACTTTCGGAAATCTGCTCCACCCTTTTCGTAAGGAAATCTGGGGAAGGATCTCTACCGAAATCCTTTTAGATCCTGAATTAGAATGGAGAGAAAATTCTGAAAATTGGGATCTGATTTGGGGCGAAAAAAAATTCCTGATCCCAAAGTTCGATCCAACTGATCTTTCAGACTAA
- a CDS encoding O-antigen ligase family protein, protein MKPSFFSQISEISGKISLHSLLLFLVAFPLSVSASQILAGLSIFCFIFSPKENFQKIKTYLLPWGFILGAYALVFISSLYHWEEYSNFWKTFTRQSEAGDFWLSILFPIAAVHSSDENNRKLIYKYLWISFLLVLISGIASVFSEYRLGKFISNGFTPAPGDRRQHPAGPLFGLETYLPIGLMNTHLTYGGLISFYIPGLALLVLQKIKKKDFKLTLGFAVLLLLASWVFLLNQSKSAWLGVLAVTLYFILNKWRDFSGKFPRVTFTRITIAIGLLIILGGTVRFFYQKNWLLQRTLAQLTEIQTPENQRYWIYKLSLPLLAKNPILGTGGGRFKETSSEVSKSFIEKNEQLWYELYITPNKHAHNDILEFAIVGGWLSGILWIGFFYLLFRKISDSSLEDGNFPLIGIGFIWVAGFFQCYLLDDEVALPFFALAGLLWGREKETSSKFSKTSAIFLGLTFLLNTSFWIWRLSIPAELAYGRQVFASSSPLAKKIERRILPFRNQREEREKRILETISVLPSEGNSEFSIEGCLTHRYPNPAKLREEDYSFGIYISPTWKNSPTKMNVTVFSEESFDEDKLYWSHRKYDLGMKELDLKPGWNSFVWKETLGLSKITIFPDIVFFRSFKIRFGGFSPEKQMDLPVLDLGDLCDFKLK, encoded by the coding sequence GTGAAACCTAGCTTCTTTTCTCAAATTTCCGAGATCTCAGGTAAGATCTCCTTACATTCCTTATTATTATTTTTAGTAGCATTTCCACTTTCTGTTTCTGCCTCTCAAATCCTGGCGGGCCTGAGCATTTTCTGTTTTATATTCTCCCCTAAGGAGAATTTTCAAAAAATCAAAACGTATCTTTTGCCATGGGGATTCATTTTAGGAGCCTATGCACTCGTATTCATTTCATCTTTATATCACTGGGAAGAATATTCCAATTTTTGGAAAACCTTTACAAGGCAATCGGAGGCGGGAGATTTTTGGCTTTCTATCCTATTTCCAATTGCGGCGGTACATTCTTCTGATGAAAACAATCGAAAGCTGATCTATAAATATCTTTGGATCTCATTCTTACTCGTTCTGATTTCGGGGATTGCCTCCGTTTTCAGCGAATATAGACTGGGTAAATTTATCTCAAACGGTTTCACTCCTGCCCCTGGAGATAGAAGGCAACATCCTGCTGGACCACTTTTCGGTCTGGAGACTTATCTTCCGATCGGACTAATGAACACTCATTTGACTTATGGTGGATTGATTTCTTTTTATATTCCGGGACTTGCACTTCTGGTTTTACAAAAAATAAAGAAGAAGGATTTTAAACTCACTCTAGGATTTGCGGTCCTTCTCTTATTAGCCTCATGGGTATTTTTGCTCAACCAAAGTAAATCTGCCTGGTTAGGAGTTCTTGCAGTCACTCTTTATTTTATTCTAAACAAATGGAGAGATTTCTCAGGTAAATTTCCGAGGGTAACTTTTACAAGAATTACGATCGCTATCGGACTTTTAATCATTCTAGGAGGAACAGTTCGGTTCTTTTATCAGAAAAACTGGTTATTACAAAGGACACTCGCCCAACTCACAGAGATACAAACTCCTGAAAACCAAAGATATTGGATCTATAAACTCAGCCTTCCCTTGCTTGCAAAAAACCCGATTTTAGGAACGGGAGGAGGAAGATTCAAAGAAACAAGTTCAGAAGTTTCTAAATCATTTATAGAGAAGAATGAACAACTCTGGTATGAGCTATATATCACTCCGAATAAACATGCTCATAATGATATTTTAGAATTTGCGATAGTAGGCGGCTGGCTTTCCGGGATTTTATGGATTGGATTTTTTTATCTTTTATTTAGAAAGATCTCTGATTCTAGTTTGGAAGACGGTAACTTTCCTTTAATAGGTATTGGATTTATCTGGGTAGCTGGATTTTTCCAATGTTATCTTTTGGATGATGAAGTCGCACTTCCCTTCTTTGCATTGGCAGGACTTTTATGGGGAAGGGAAAAGGAAACTTCTTCTAAATTTTCCAAAACCTCTGCAATTTTCTTAGGGCTTACCTTCCTCTTAAACACTTCCTTTTGGATTTGGAGACTTTCTATCCCGGCGGAACTCGCGTATGGAAGACAGGTATTTGCTTCTTCTTCTCCGCTTGCTAAAAAGATAGAAAGGCGTATCCTTCCTTTTAGAAATCAAAGGGAAGAAAGAGAGAAAAGAATTTTGGAAACTATTTCAGTTTTACCTTCCGAAGGAAATTCAGAATTTTCTATAGAAGGTTGCCTTACTCATAGATATCCAAATCCAGCAAAACTCAGAGAAGAAGATTATTCTTTCGGAATTTATATTTCTCCTACATGGAAAAACTCACCTACCAAGATGAACGTAACAGTTTTCTCAGAAGAATCTTTTGATGAGGACAAACTATATTGGTCTCATAGAAAATACGATTTGGGGATGAAGGAATTAGATCTAAAACCTGGTTGGAATTCATTCGTGTGGAAAGAGACCTTGGGGCTTTCTAAAATTACGATCTTTCCGGATATCGTATTTTTTAGGAGTTTTAAGATTCGATTTGGGGGTTTCAGTCCGGAGAAGCAGATGGATCTTCCTGTCCTAGACTTGGGAGATCTCTGCGATTTTAAATTGAAGTAA
- a CDS encoding glycosyltransferase family 2 protein produces the protein MAESVKTKEPSSPKKKKSKAKAPLSRNEVRERFLKKLSVAIITYNEETNIGDCIKSCRDIADEIIVLDSNSTDKTKEISESFPEVRFSSQNFKGHVEQKNDAISLCRNEWILSLDADERLSEELRDSLRTFLESPEDPSLNGLKVSRLTFHMGRFIRFSGWYPQTKYRIIRKSKSKWTGENPHDYLVVEGKGKKIKGDILHYSFADLAQQVDTINKFSSIVSWTRWKKNKKFSLARTIIKPFGKFIEIYVFKLGFLDGFPGFTIAISSAYSTFLKEAKVYEMGKKLIERPSNLRKDYGN, from the coding sequence ATGGCAGAATCCGTTAAAACCAAGGAACCTTCTTCCCCTAAAAAAAAGAAATCTAAAGCCAAAGCTCCTCTGAGTAGAAACGAGGTCCGGGAAAGATTTCTAAAAAAACTTTCGGTAGCAATCATCACTTATAATGAAGAAACGAATATCGGAGACTGCATCAAATCCTGCAGGGATATCGCAGACGAGATCATTGTTTTAGATTCCAATAGTACAGATAAGACCAAAGAGATCAGCGAGTCTTTTCCGGAAGTCCGTTTTTCCTCCCAGAACTTTAAGGGACATGTAGAACAGAAGAATGATGCAATCTCTCTTTGTAGGAATGAATGGATACTTTCTCTGGATGCGGACGAACGTCTGAGTGAGGAACTAAGAGATTCACTTCGTACATTTTTGGAAAGTCCGGAAGATCCTTCCTTAAATGGGCTCAAAGTTTCCAGGCTTACATTCCATATGGGAAGGTTTATCCGCTTCTCAGGCTGGTATCCTCAGACTAAATATCGTATTATCCGAAAATCCAAGTCAAAATGGACCGGGGAAAATCCTCATGACTATTTGGTGGTAGAGGGGAAGGGCAAAAAGATAAAAGGGGATATCCTACATTATAGTTTTGCAGATCTCGCACAACAAGTAGATACGATCAATAAATTCTCATCTATTGTTTCTTGGACCCGTTGGAAGAAGAATAAAAAATTCTCTTTGGCCCGTACGATCATCAAACCTTTTGGGAAATTTATAGAGATATATGTTTTTAAACTTGGGTTCTTGGACGGATTTCCCGGATTTACGATAGCGATCTCTTCAGCATATTCCACTTTTCTAAAAGAAGCAAAGGTCTACGAAATGGGGAAAAAATTGATAGAACGCCCTTCTAATCTCCGAAAAGATTACGGGAACTAA
- a CDS encoding LBBP_01157 family protein: protein MAKGKQKSGFWNKLFFWRKKKTVSTGSEKELVRDSRGYTWELKDLREKADRFFVTRKKPSGVIFENPSLKLTKNNRNLFRLEGKEKSGREYSLVVSTGNYLTEQGDKISGVIFLGEADLNRLLSGDHKSLKSILSGINTPNWDEESWAVLQEEPDLKRSADSWKEILTWDPIWKQQILINLRPSTIAVLLVFLGKEFEDVFQANSSERVKQIVSKELYFLNVSGNRNSPHSENLTLYEFDSAKKDFESVLSKIRSKKDK from the coding sequence ATGGCCAAGGGCAAACAAAAATCAGGTTTTTGGAATAAACTCTTTTTCTGGAGGAAGAAAAAGACTGTCTCTACAGGATCAGAGAAAGAACTAGTTCGGGATAGTCGAGGTTATACCTGGGAATTAAAAGACCTAAGAGAAAAGGCGGACCGCTTTTTTGTGACCCGTAAAAAACCTTCCGGCGTAATTTTTGAAAACCCCTCTCTTAAACTTACAAAAAACAATCGCAACTTATTTCGCTTAGAAGGTAAGGAAAAATCTGGTAGAGAATATTCTTTGGTCGTGTCCACCGGAAACTATTTAACTGAGCAAGGTGATAAGATCAGCGGAGTGATTTTTTTAGGAGAGGCTGATTTAAACCGACTTTTAAGCGGAGATCATAAGAGTCTAAAAAGTATCTTATCCGGGATCAATACTCCGAATTGGGATGAAGAATCTTGGGCAGTTTTGCAAGAAGAACCGGACTTAAAACGTTCTGCAGATTCTTGGAAAGAGATCTTAACTTGGGATCCGATCTGGAAACAACAAATATTGATTAATCTCAGGCCTAGCACAATCGCAGTGTTATTGGTTTTTTTGGGAAAAGAATTTGAAGATGTTTTCCAGGCAAATTCTTCTGAAAGAGTAAAACAGATCGTTTCCAAAGAACTGTATTTTTTAAACGTAAGCGGGAATAGGAATTCTCCGCATTCCGAAAATTTGACACTGTATGAATTCGATTCTGCTAAAAAAGATTTTGAGTCGGTGCTCTCTAAAATTCGGTCTAAAAAGGATAAATGA